Part of the Micromonospora rhizosphaerae genome is shown below.
ACCGCGAAGTCCGGGCAGCCGCACCGCTGGGTCAGCTCGTCCACATCGGCCGGGAAGAGCGGCGCGCCCGTCCCGGCGAAGAGCTCCTCCAGCTCGGCCGGGAGGTCGCCGGCGAGCAGCCGGGCGCTGAAGAAGGCCTGCGCGGCCAGGTCCGCCTCGATCCGCCCCCACAGCTCGGCCGGGAACGCGGCCAGCTCGATCCGCACCGGGTACGGGTCGGGCCGGGAGCCCTGCACTGCGGCGGTGACCACCCCGGGGGCGATGTCCAGGTGGAGCACCTGGCCCCGGCGCGCGTACGCGCGTCCCCGGGTGAGCCGGGTGCCCAGGGCAAAGGACTCCAGCACCTCCAGGAAGCGCCGGGACCACCAGGACTGTCCGATCGCGCCCCGGGTACTGCGCGCCCGCAGCCCGCCCTCCACCCGGCGCGGCGGCCCGAAGTCGGAGAACCGGCCACCGCCCGGGCTATCGTCGGTGCTGCTCATTCCACCACCGCCCCCGCCTCCAGGGCGAACAGCTCGCGCAACGCGTCGGTGGAGAGCTCGGTCACCCACTGCTCGCCGCTGCCCACCACCCGCTGCGCGAGGCTCCGCTTCTCGGCGATCATCGCGGCCACCTTCTCCTCGACCGTGCCGGCGCAGACGAACTTGCGTACCTGCACGCGGCGGTGCTGGCCGATCCGGAACGCCCGGTCCGTGGCCTGGTCCTCGACCGCCGGGTTCCACCACCGGTCCACATGCACCACGTGGTTCGCCGCGGTCAGGGTGAGCCCGGTGCCACCGGCCTTGAGCGAGAGGACGAAGAGCGGCGGGCCGTCCGGGGACTGGAACCGGGTCACCATGGCGTCCCGGTCGGCCTTGCCGACCCCGCCGTGCAGGAAGAGCACCTCCCGGCCGAACCGGGCCGACAGGTGCCCGCGCAGCATGCCGCCGAACTCGGCGTACTGGGTGAAGAGCAGGGCCTTCTCCCCCGCGGCCAGCACCTCGTCGACGATCTCCTCCAGCCGCTCCAGCTTCCCGGAGCGGCCGGGCAGGGCCGAGCCGTCCCGCAGCAGGTGCGCCGGGTGGTTGCAGACCTGCTTGAGCCGGGTCATGGTGGCCAGCACGAGGCCCCGGCGCTCCATCCCGTCGCTGGACTCGATCTTCGCCATCATGTCGTCGACCACCGCCCGGTAGAGCGCGGCCTGCTCGGCGGTGAGGTTGCAGAGCACCTCCATCTCCAGCTTCTCGGGCAGGTCCGAGATGATCGACGCGTCGGTCTTGAGCCGGCGCAGCACGAACGGGCCGGTGATCCGGCGCAGCCGCCCGGCCACCTCGGCGTCGCCGTGCCGCTCGATCGGCTCGGCGAACTTCTTCCGGAACGTCGGTGCCGGGCCGAGCAGCCCCGGGTTGGCGAACTGCATGATCGACCAGAGGTCGGCGAGCCGGTTCTCCACCGGCGTACCGGTGATCGCGACCCGGTGCCGCGCGGGCAGCGACCGGACCGCCTCGGCCTGCCGGGTGGAGGCGTTCTTGATCGCCTGCGCCTCATCCACCACCACCCGGTGCCAGTCGATCCCGGCCAGCGCGACCGCGTCCCGGGCGGCCACCGAGTAGGTGGTGAGGACCAGGTCCGCGGCGTGCGCGGCCGCGACGAACCCCTCCCCCCGCACCCGCTCGGCCCCGTGATGCACGTGTACGCGCAACCCGGGCGTGAACCGCGCGGCCTCCCGCTGCCAGTTGCCGACCAGCGACATCGGACAGACCAGCAGGGTCGGCCCGGCCTCCGGCGGGTCGCCGGCCAGCAGGGCGAGCAGCTGCACCGTCTTGCCCAGCCCCATGTCGTCGGCGAGGATCCCGCCCAGCCCGAGCGACTGGAGGAAGGCCAGCCAGGCCAGTCCCCGCCGCTGGTACGGCCGCAGCCGGCCGTGGAACCCCGGCGGCGGGTCGGCCGGCGTGAGCCGCCGTTCCGCCTGTCCGGCGAGCAGCTCGCCGAGCGCCCCGTCGGCCGTCACCTCCAGCACCGGCAGCTCGTCCGGCCGGTCGGCCTCGGCCAGGCCCAACCGGAGCAGGTCGGCCACGGTCAGCTCGCCGGCCGAGCGGAGCAGCCGCAGGCCGGCGGCGAGCCGCGTCGGGTCCAGCTCGACCCAGCGTCCGCGCAGCCGGACCAGCGGGGACTTCAGCTCCGCCAGGGAGGCCAGCTCCTCGGCCGTCAGCGGCTGGTCGCCGAGGGCGACCTCCCACCGGTAGTCGACCAGGGCGTCCAGCCCCAGCCCACCGGAGGCGGCGGCGACGGCGCCCGGGGCGGTCCGGCTACGCGCCCGCAGCCGGGCACCCAGCCGCGACGACGGCCGCCGCCACCAGGACGGCAGCAGCACCCCGAAGCCGGCCGCGTGCAGCACCGGCGCGCCCTCCCGCAGGAACCGGTGCGCCCCCTCCGCGTCCAGCTCCATCCCCTCCGGCGTGGCGGCCCGCAGCGCGCCGTCCAGCTCCGGCCAGAGCCGGCTGGCCCGGCCCAGCTCGGCGAGCAGGGTCTCCTGCGGGGTGTCGAGGCGGTCGGCGAGCGCGGGCACCGCCTCCGGCTCGCGCCACACCTGCCCGGCGTCGACCAGCAGCCCCGGCTCGTCGGCCGGTTGCAGCCCGAACTCGACCCGCCAGGAGCCCCCCTCGACCAGCTCGGCGACCGGGTCGACGGCCGGCTCGACGAGGCGGAAGCTGCCCCGTACCGCGCCGCCGGCGGCGTCGCGCTGCCAGGCGTCCAGCTCGGCCCGGAGGGTGTCCAGCGCGGCCGGGTCGGCGCTGAACTCGCGCCGCTGGCCGGTCAGCGCGGCCAGCCAGGCCGGCACCGGCCCGCCGGGGCGCATGCCCCGGGACAGCGCGGTCTCCGCGAGGGCGGCCCGGGCGGCGGCGTCGGTCAGCGTGTCCAGGGCGTCGGCGACCAGCTCACCTGGGCCGGCCTCGCCGTCCGGCGCGGATGCGGCGCGGGCGGCCGGGGGCAGGGCGAGGGCCAGCGACCGCGCCCAGGCGGCGTCAGTCCCGGTGAGCAGCGGCCGCCAGACGGCCCGGGCAGCGGAAGGGAGGGGCCCCTGGTTGACGCCTGCGGTTGTCCAGGGGGCCCCTCCTATCAGCTGGTGGTGGTCGGCCGGCGGGACGGGTCGCGGTTCGGCCAGCCCGGGCAGGACCCGGCCGCGGGCGACCAGGTCGGCGGCGAAGTCGGCCAGTTCGGCGAGGTGTCGCAGGGTCGCCCCGGGCACGGCAGCGCCGTCGCCGAGGTCGCGCAGCAGGGCGAACGCGTCGTCCGGGGCGTACCCGAGGGCGGGGACCCGCCAGCCCGCGAGGGTGACCGGACCACGGACCGGCTCCGCCTCGGCGGTCCGGACCAGCTCCGGTGAGTCGACCGGCGAGCCGGCCCGGGTGGGGAGGGTGAGCAGGACGGACCCGGCCTCCGCCGGGACGTCGCCGAGCGCGCCGGCCAGCGTGGCGTGGTCGGCGGCGAACGGATGCGGCCGCTCCTTCGGGGCCCGGCCGGGCCGGCGCGGTGCCCTCGCCGGCAGCGTCGTCTCCTCGGCCCAGACGGCGAGCCCGACGCCGGACAGCCACACCCCGTGGATGACCAGCACGCACTCCCCCTCATTGACGCCCCGAGCAAGGATAGGCGGCCGGGCTGGGCTACGGTCTGCGCCGTGTTCGATCTGCTCGTGATCGGCGGACTCGGGGTCGACCTGCGCGTCCAGGTGCCCGAACTACCGCTGCCGGCCGCCGATTCGCTCACCGTGTCCCCGATCGAGCTGCGGATCGGCAACACCGGCGCGGGGGTGGCGCTGGCCGCGCAGGCGCTGGGCCTGCGGGTGGCGGTGGTGGACGTGCTGGGCGCCGACCCGGCCGGGGACGTGGTCCGGGCGGCCCTGGCCCGCACCTCGGTGCACGCCGTGCTCGCCGAGGACCCGGCCGGCACCCGGCGGTCGGTGAACCTGGTCGACCCGAGCGGGCGACGGATGTCCCTCTACGACCCGCGGCCTCGGCAGGGCCCGGCGCCGTTCGCCCCGGCCGAGCTGGCCGCCCTGGTCCGGGACGCCGCGCACGTGCACCTGTCGATCATGGACTGGACGCTGGACCTGCTGCCGACGCTGCGCGCCGGACTGGCCGACGGCGCCGCGCTCTCCACCGACCTGCACGACTGGGACGGGGACAACCCCTACCACCGCCCCTTCGCCGAGCTGGCCGACCTGGTCTTCGTCAGCGGGGTACGGCTCGGCGACCGGGCGGCGTCGCTCGCCGCCGCGCTGGCGCCCCGGACGGTGGTGGTGACCGGCGGGGAGGCGGGCGCGACGCTGCACACCCCGGACGATCCGCCGGTGCGGGTGCCCGCCGCGGCCCCGCCCGGCGCGGTGGTCGACACCAACGGCGCCGGCGACGCCTTCGTCGCGGGCCTGGTCGCCGCCCGGCTGCGCGGCGCCACGCTGACCGACGCAGCCAGGTACGCCGCCCGGGTCGCCGCGGCGGCCTGCGCCCACGACGGGATGGAGTATCCGCCCGGTCTCCTGCCCCGCCACTGAGCTTGGCAACTGCGCGGCCGCTGCCCCGCTATCCGCTGCGCCGCAGCGCCCTCCGGGGCAGGATGGGCGCATGGCATCCACGTTGCAGATCCCCCTGGTGGGCGGCGACGCCGACGGCGAGACCGTGACCGTCGAGCTGGACAGCCACGGCCGCCCGCCGCTGACCCACCATCACCTCGGCCGGCGCGGGCTGGCCGAGGCGCAGATCTACGAGCTGGAGTCCCGGGACCACGAGGGCCGGGCGTGGATCTACACCTGGCGCGGCCCGGCGGTCTGACCGCAGGGCTCAGGCCGCCTTCGCCTGGGTCAGGCTCCGCGACCGGATGCTCTCCAGCACCCCTCGAGTGACCTGGGAGGTGCCGCGGGCCTGCTCGCACACCTCGGCCACCCGCTGGGCGGTGGCATCCGCCCGGGCCTCCCAGTCGTCCCACAGCTGGTCCACCTCGGCCAGCAGCGGTCCCTCCACCTCCCGTTCCACGCCGCGCAGCGCCGGCACGCCGAGCCGCTGGGCCAGGTCGAAGACCTTCCCGGCGTACGGCAGGGGCAGGAAGGGAATGCCCACCATGGCGGCGAAGATCAGGAAGTGCAGCCGCATGCCGACCGCGAGATCGAGGTGTCGCATCATGCCGAGGATCTGGCGGGGCGAATAGTCGCCGTGCAGGATCCGGCCCCGATGAGACGCGGTCATGTGCGACATCACGCCGTGCGAGTGCCGGATGTCGTCGCGTTCCATCGGGACGAAGAGCACGTACGCGTCGATCCGGTGCACCAGGAAGTCCCCGATCTGGGCGAGCAGTCGGTGGTAGCCGTCGACGTCGAGGCGTTCCGCGGCCCGGCCGGGCTCGCGGACGCTCAGCCCGACCAGCCGCTTGCCCACCGGCACGCCCTCCTCACGCAACCAGCTCGCCGGGAAGTCCTCCGGCTCCAGCAGGAACGCCGGATCGGCGGTGACGGTGACCGGGTTCAGCAGGCCGGCCTCCTCGAGGACCATCTGGGACTCCTGGTCCCGCACGGTCACCTCGGTGGCGCGGGCCAGGGTCTCCCGGACCATGCCGGTGTCCACCCCGTCGCTGAGCGGCCCGACCCCCACCGCGTACGTGAGCAACGGCAGGCCGCGCTCCTGGGCGACCCGGACCACCCGCAGGTAGCGCCGGGCCTCCCGGTCGTAGAGGATGCCGCCGCCGCCCAGGATCAGCAGGTCCAGCTCGCCCAGGATCATCGACGAGTCAGCCCGACTGACGCCCTCCCAGGGCACCGCCTCCACGTCGGGGTGGGCCAGCGCGGTGTGCGCGGGATTGCGCGAGAAGACGATGATCCGGGCGTTCGGCTCGAGGTGTCGCAGGTCGGACAGGAGGCCGGTGAGGATGGCCTCATCGCCGAGGTTGCGACCCCCGTACGAGCCGAGCACACCGAGCGTCAGTGCGGCGTCCGTCATCCGTCGCTCCTCCCCAGGGGCGTCGACGGGCGGATTCCCGCTGCGCCGCTCGGCATACGTGGACGGGTTACCCCCCGGGCGCACCGCCCAGACGGGGACACCAGGGCCGAGACCACCTGGTCAACGTCGAACCCTGCGTCGACGGACGTGGTGAGCAGGTCGAAGAGGAGGCCGTCGACCGCGTAGTGGAGCAGGGCAGTCGGGGCGGTGCTACGCCGGGGGTACGCCGACGACGTGGCGTTCCACGTGGCGGCCGGGCTGCCCGGCGGCGCCTTCGAGGTGGTTCGACCCCGCACCGCTTCACCCTGGTCGACACGCGCCCGTTCGACAGTGGACTGGTGATCCGGCGCTACGCCGCGACGACCGGGTAGTCTGCCTGCCCCCGGCGCCGCGGCGGGCGCCGGGCTGGCCTTCCAGACCGGCGACCAGGTCGTCGTCGCCGGCATCGACGGGGTCCGGCTCTCCTCCTTCGATGTGCCGGTCGACAGCGCGCTGGCCGGCAAGGGCGCCTGGCTGCCGGACGGCGGGTTGACCCTGGTCAGCAGGCAGCCGGAGAGCACCCGCTGGCGGCTGCGCCGAGTCGATTCGGTCAGCGGCCGGGACCTCGGCCCGCTGGAGCTGCCCACCGTCAAGGACGTCACCGCCGTACGGCTGCTCGGCTGGGGCCCGGACGGCTCCGCGCTGGTGGTCGCCTACCAGCCGGAGCCGCGCTCACCGACGCGCTTCGACCAGCCGCTTGGGATGGATCAGCGAACGGCGTACGGGAACGTGCGGACCGTGCGGGTGCTGGCCCTCACGCCGGGCGCCGCCGCGCCCACCACCGTGCTCACCGCCCCTGACCAAGTGCTCGGGGTGGACGTGTCGGACGACGTGGTGCACGCCGGACGGGTCCGTGACGCGGATCCGCCGTGGGGCGTCGGCGGCCGGTTCTGGTGGTGGACCGGCCTGGGCTGCCTGGTGCTGCTCGGCCTGGCCGCGGTCCGGCGTGCGCGGGCCAGCCGGCCGTTCAGGCCGGCGTACGAGCCTCGTGGGTGAGGAACGGCAGCACCGCCTCGGGCAGCGCCGGTGAGCTGGTGATGTCGTAGTGGGTCAGCCCGGGCAGGACGGCCAGCCGGGCCGCCGGCCGGTTGGCGCCGTCCCAGCCGGCGTCCCGGTGACCGCCACCGAGCAGCCCGAAGAACTCCGCCATGTGGCTGACCGGGATCGAGTCGGCGTCGGCGAAGACCAGCATGACCGGCATGGCGAGCGCGGCCACCTCCTCGGACCAGTCGTAGTCGCGGCGGAGCAGGTCGCCGGTCTTGACCCAGAGCTGCGGCCAGTCCTGGGGGCGCGGGGCGACGCGGGTGTAGAGCTCGTGCGGCGGCGTGCCGCGCATCTGCTCGGCGACCCGCTCGTCCTGCGCCGCCATCGCCGCCAGCACCTCCGGGTACCAGCCCTGACGCCGAAACGGCGCGGAGACCAGCACCAGCCGGCGCACCAGCCCGGGGTGCTGGATCGCGGTCCGCAGCGCGACGCCGCCACCGAGCGAGTAGCCGAGCAGGTCCGCCTCGGCCAGCCCGAGGTGCCGGATCAGCGCGGCGACGTCGTCGGCCATCGACTCGAAGCGCAGCGGCCGGTCCACGTCGGCCGTCCGCCCGTGGCCCTGCAGGTCGACCGCGATCACCTGCCGGCGTTCGGCCAGGGCGGGCAGGATCG
Proteins encoded:
- a CDS encoding carbohydrate kinase family protein — encoded protein: MFDLLVIGGLGVDLRVQVPELPLPAADSLTVSPIELRIGNTGAGVALAAQALGLRVAVVDVLGADPAGDVVRAALARTSVHAVLAEDPAGTRRSVNLVDPSGRRMSLYDPRPRQGPAPFAPAELAALVRDAAHVHLSIMDWTLDLLPTLRAGLADGAALSTDLHDWDGDNPYHRPFAELADLVFVSGVRLGDRAASLAAALAPRTVVVTGGEAGATLHTPDDPPVRVPAAAPPGAVVDTNGAGDAFVAGLVAARLRGATLTDAARYAARVAAAACAHDGMEYPPGLLPRH
- a CDS encoding polysaccharide pyruvyl transferase family protein, whose protein sequence is MTDAALTLGVLGSYGGRNLGDEAILTGLLSDLRHLEPNARIIVFSRNPAHTALAHPDVEAVPWEGVSRADSSMILGELDLLILGGGGILYDREARRYLRVVRVAQERGLPLLTYAVGVGPLSDGVDTGMVRETLARATEVTVRDQESQMVLEEAGLLNPVTVTADPAFLLEPEDFPASWLREEGVPVGKRLVGLSVREPGRAAERLDVDGYHRLLAQIGDFLVHRIDAYVLFVPMERDDIRHSHGVMSHMTASHRGRILHGDYSPRQILGMMRHLDLAVGMRLHFLIFAAMVGIPFLPLPYAGKVFDLAQRLGVPALRGVEREVEGPLLAEVDQLWDDWEARADATAQRVAEVCEQARGTSQVTRGVLESIRSRSLTQAKAA
- a CDS encoding alpha/beta fold hydrolase, with protein sequence MSYADVNGVRIYHESHGSGRPLVLLHGGYGAVEMFAPILPALAERRQVIAVDLQGHGRTADVDRPLRFESMADDVAALIRHLGLAEADLLGYSLGGGVALRTAIQHPGLVRRLVLVSAPFRRQGWYPEVLAAMAAQDERVAEQMRGTPPHELYTRVAPRPQDWPQLWVKTGDLLRRDYDWSEEVAALAMPVMLVFADADSIPVSHMAEFFGLLGGGHRDAGWDGANRPAARLAVLPGLTHYDITSSPALPEAVLPFLTHEARTPA